In a single window of the Necator americanus strain Aroian chromosome X, whole genome shotgun sequence genome:
- a CDS encoding hypothetical protein (NECATOR_CHRX.G24224.T2) — MSYELNATSKLVIEALENFTKTVDQVEEFQSGDQETQIQDYIYKTHTVLENAQTLTIQIERKKVGLQQPMVAQEPAIAELSSAKVELPAIPIPMFSGGISEFEKFLGTFQCECS; from the coding sequence ATGTCGTATGAATTAAACGCGACATCAAAATTGGTCATTGAGGCACTGGAAAATTTCACTAAGACGGTAGATCAAGTAGAAGAATTCCAGTCGGGGGATCAAGAAACTCAAATTCAAGACTACATTTATAAGACGCATACCGTGTTAGAGAATGCGCAAACCTTGACTATCCAAATTGAGCGGAAAAAAGTGGGATTGCAACAACCTATGGTTGCTCAAGAACCGGCTATTGCAGAACTTTCTTCTGCTAAGGTTGAGTTACCAGCAATCCCCATTCCCATGTTCAGTGGCGGAATTagcgaatttgaaaaatttttgggCACTTTTCAGTGCGAATGTTCATAa
- a CDS encoding hypothetical protein (NECATOR_CHRX.G24232.T2): MLLCLTFINLKKAFDSVETLDTVVLERRNVATIRPLPRVPVSGPSLSRALQSFCLKNEQKWSLSACGMLRNRGGS, translated from the exons ATGCTGCtgtgtctcaccttcatcaatttaaaaaaggccttcgactcagttgagac ctTAGATACGGTTGTGCTGGAACGACGGAATGTAGCAACGATTCGCCCTTTACCTCGAGTGCCGGTATCTGGACCGTCTTTATCTCGTGCATTGCAAAGTTTTTGTT TgaagaatgaacaaaaatggTCTCTGTCCGCTTGTGGAATGCTCAGAAATCGCGGAGGCAGTTGA
- a CDS encoding hypothetical protein (NECATOR_CHRX.G24224.T1) — MTGPVQLKSQKGLLTRYRNILNQLITKHSEAFNTEVSPRLLSEMSYELNATSKLVIEALENFTKTVDQVEEFQSGDQETQIQDYIYKTHTVLENAQTLTIQIERKKVGLQQPMVAQEPAIAELSSAKVELPAIPIPMFSGGISEFEKFLGTFQCECS, encoded by the coding sequence ATGACGGGACCTGTACAACTTAAATCTCAGAAAGGCCTTCTAACACGATATCGCAATATTTTGAATCAGTTGATTACGAAACATTCAGAAGCTTTTAACACCGAAGTCTCCCCCAGATTACTTTCGGAAATGTCGTATGAATTAAACGCGACATCAAAATTGGTCATTGAGGCACTGGAAAATTTCACTAAGACGGTAGATCAAGTAGAAGAATTCCAGTCGGGGGATCAAGAAACTCAAATTCAAGACTACATTTATAAGACGCATACCGTGTTAGAGAATGCGCAAACCTTGACTATCCAAATTGAGCGGAAAAAAGTGGGATTGCAACAACCTATGGTTGCTCAAGAACCGGCTATTGCAGAACTTTCTTCTGCTAAGGTTGAGTTACCAGCAATCCCCATTCCCATGTTCAGTGGCGGAATTagcgaatttgaaaaatttttgggCACTTTTCAGTGCGAATGTTCATAa
- a CDS encoding hypothetical protein (NECATOR_CHRX.G24226.T1), producing MNVNLREFLANDGSVQEKFPNEIRASKATQKVLGIPWDANNDTMSIECKFIDTPKITKRAIARQIASIYDPLGWLVPLLIPHKCFQQELWLEGYTWDQELSFQLCEQWETMRQNANEFQKTLKREILVKAPTNIAVFADASGHAMAACAYIISE from the coding sequence atgaatGTGAACTTACGCGAGTTCCTTGCAAATGACGGCAGTGTGCAGGAAAAATTCCCAAACGAAATCCGCGCTAGCAAAGCAACTCAGAAAGTTCTGGGAATCCCTTGGGACGCCAATAACGATACAATGTCAATAGAGTGCAAGTTTATAGATACaccaaaaatcacaaaaagagcCATTGCTCGCCAAATTGCCTCCATATACGATCCTTTGGGGTGGTTAGTTCCATTGCTTATCCCGCATAAGTGTTTCCAACAAGAGTTATGGCTAGAAGGCTATACATGGGATCAAGAACTATCGTTCCAGCTTTGCGAACAATGGGAAACGATGAGACAAAATGCCAATGAGTTCCAAAAGACCTTGAAACGTGAGATATTAGTGAAGGCGCCTACCAACATAGCGGTCTTTGCTGATGCAAGCGGTCATGCCATGGCTGCATGTGCTTACATTATCTCCGAATAA
- a CDS encoding hypothetical protein (NECATOR_CHRX.G24231.T1) — MELFLLAKCPGFRSIGQSKKYGSVEEVSTEPGVLGLLSYILDALVRSSSRSSPRAQLGCGVVHHVHFLTKINVAGAFGCVHSVDHEWGFRGPSFTHEHLLLQIQLKTDASTFYRTRSVFVPHD, encoded by the coding sequence ATGGAGCtattcctgcttgcgaaatgcccaggtttccgaagcataggtcaaagcaagaAGTACGGTAGTGTTGAAGaagtgagcacggagccgggtgttcttggtcttcttagctacatcctcgatgctcttgtacgctcctcaagccgctcttctcctcGTGCTCAGCTCGGGTGTGGGGTCGTGcatcatgttcatttcctgaccaagataaacgtagctggtgcgtTCGGATGTGTTCATTCCGTTGACCATGAATGGGGCTTTCGGGGCCCATCATTCACGCATGAACATCTTCTTTTGcaaattcagctgaagaccgatgcatccacgtTTTATCGAACTCGGTCAGTATTCGTTCCACATGACTGA
- a CDS encoding hypothetical protein (NECATOR_CHRX.G24230.T1) yields MKVQMERIRANQVLGEPQPATCSATLVNNFSQTVKSCQMATDEKDRGESSEQAKIASNAEHMEAVEMEYEKARDDPKEAAIRAEIKSLETELSNIQKRLRELTRKRTCRQREYEAGVYRTEERKMRCVFCGEQGLHYSDSCSKMRTGAERRGFLRCGRCFNCLELHCEGGYQCVKYRIPCFHCKERGHHLATCELPEASVQTGVEKLQCELAIDDIFRRLRQLRKMDSEKS; encoded by the coding sequence ATGAAGGTACAAATGGAGCGGATCAGAGCAAACCAAGTCCTCGGTGAGCCGCAGCCAGCAACTTGTAGTGCAACACTAGTGAACAACTTTTCGCAGACGGTGAAGAGCTGCCAGATGGCAACCGACGAGAAGGATCGTGGTGAAAGTTCCGAACAGGCGAAAATTGCGAGTAATGCAGAGCATATGGAAGCGGTAGAGATGGAATACGAAAAGGCGAGAGACGACCCAAAAGAAGCGGCGATTCGCGCAGAGATCAAATCGCTGGAAACGGAACTCTCGAACATCCAAAAGCGCCTTCGAGAACTGACGAGGAAGCGAACCTGTAGGCAGCGAGAGTATGAGGCAGGAGTTTACCGCACTGAAGAAAGGAAGATGAGATGTGTCTTCTGCGGTGAGCAAGGATTGCACTACTCTGACTCCTGCAGTAAGATGCGAACCGGCGCAGAGAGAAGAGGCTTCCTGAGATGTGGCAGATGTTTTAATTGTTTGGAGCTGCACTGCGAAGGTGGCTACCAGTGCGTAAAGTACCGGATACCCTGCTTCCATTGCAAAGAAAGAGGACACCATTTGGCCACATGCGAGCTACCGGAGGCCTCGGTGCAAACGGGAGTTGAGAAGCTGCAGTGCGAGTTAGCGATTGACGACATCTTCAGGAGGCTCCGTCAGCTCCGCAAAATGGACAGCGAGAAAAGTTAA
- a CDS encoding hypothetical protein (NECATOR_CHRX.G24229.T1), giving the protein MDELQRIKRDLKRLRTAIPPLPTPDTLYDDIVDDCRNVMRTIESFDELRKDIEYFYHTNLRYGELEREAQILELKAENCKLKLQSLRQHLRLLFSVIPILIATKAISVLAWRAKMQEAQSYVMRDGQEKELLTSQKDIEVIVNDQLQGMDEFFYCDSRNPF; this is encoded by the coding sequence ATGGATGAGCTGCAACGAATCAAGAGAGACCTAAAACGCCTCAGGACCGCAATTCCACCGCTGCCCACACCGGATACGCTTTACGATGATATCGTCGATGACTGCCGCAATGTCATGAGGACGATCGAGTCGTTTGATGAGCTTCGCAAGGACATCGAGTATTTCTATCATACTAACTTGCGATATGGCGAATTGGAACGCGAGGCACAAATACTGGAGCTCAAGGCAGAAAACTGCAAGCTTAAGCTGCAGTCTTTACGCCAACACTTGCGATTGTTGTTCTCTGTAATTCCTATCCTAATTGCGACGAAAGCGATTTCAGTACTGGCATGGAGAGCGAAAATGCAGGAGGCCCAAAGTTACGTGATGCGAGATggacaagaaaaagaactgctgACGAGCCAGAAAGACATCGAGGTCATTGTGAACGATCAGCTGCAAGGAATggatgaatttttttactgCGATTCGCGAAATCCGTTCTAG
- a CDS encoding hypothetical protein (NECATOR_CHRX.G24232.T1): MNKNGLCPLVECSEIAEAVDQDVISRRTQDMDSRYARGSCQSHFFHCCKDVVLEITRSYRPKKTTDRIDISVLGEVPRNPH, translated from the exons atgaacaaaaatggTCTCTGTCCGCTTGTGGAATGCTCAGAAATCGCGGAGGCAGTTGATCAAGATGTGATTAGCCGTCGAACTCAAG atATGGACTCTAGATATGCAAGAGGTAGTTGTCAAAGCCATTTCTTCCACTGTTGCAAGGACGTTGTCCTGGAGATTACTAGAAGTTACCGACCAAAGAAAACTACTGACAGAATTGATATCAGTGTTCTTGGAGAAGTTCCTCGCAATCCACATTAA
- a CDS encoding hypothetical protein (NECATOR_CHRX.G24225.T1), with amino-acid sequence MQAHTDFLIRNRKCLNCAKTNHFLKNCVSKGCSKCEDKKHHFSICPKRIGKESATAQQKRDGPAGISPTVKRVKQDKGKTPQRQNFAVTSDTQILPEVDDRKTPLQCVSNTELTSRQNNVLLLTGLAKVRNKSGKLQDIEILLDTGADRSFIQRQLADDLELPITNKVDLSVYTFGDKSPKRQQYDVTPLQIWDALGGSHNLHLCKTDVITEKAKQVQLTSDDLKYLQKKNVRLSKREDTSENPQVLLGCDQLWPLLSTTSPQHMLPSGLMVIPSKLGYLLSGRQERSSDRKHSLRKSENFHIARIGALDAEEVDEWDRYWSLDSSGIEEYGGSKCEEKAQVNAKIMQYFNDTIEKRHDGYYVRLPFKENCDILPTNKTLAYRRLISAWNKLKSNEDLLHQYHKVFEEQLEKGIIEKVPNTGESPSPLVHYLPHQPVVTPQKQTKKLRVVFDASSHLKGFPSLNDALHQGPLILPELYGMLLRFRMKPHVVTSDVEKAFLQIRLHEQDRDVTRCFWLKKHGSPT; translated from the coding sequence ATGCAAGCACATACTGACTTTCTGataagaaacagaaaatgtcTCAACTGCGCAAAAACCAaccattttctgaaaaattgcgTAAGTAAAGGATGCAGCAAGTGCGAAGACAAGAAGCATCACTTTTCTATTTGTCCTAAACGGATAGGCAAGGAAAGTGCTACCGCACAACAAAAACGAGACGGCCCAGCAGGAATCTCACCCACGGTCAAACGTGTGAAGCAGGACAAGGGTAAAACTCCACAACGGCAAAATTTCGCTGTGACATCCGACACTCAAATTCTGCCTGAAGTGGATGACCGCAAAACGCCATTGCAGTGTGTATCAAATACAGAGCTCACTTCACGGCAGAACAATGTCCTCTTATTGACAGGACTTGCGAAAGTGCGAAATAAGTCAGGAAAACTTCAAGATATTGAAATTCTTTTGGATACAGGAGCTGATAGATCGTTCATACAACGGCAACTGGCAGATGATCTAGAATTGCCAATAACGAACAAAGTGGATTTATCAGTCTATACATTCGGGGACAAATCTCCCAAAAGACAACAATATGACGTTACCCCTCTCCAAATTTGGGATGCCTTAGGAGGTAGTCATAATCTCCACTTATGTAAAACCGATGTCATCACGGAAAAGGCTAAACAAGTCCAACTTACATCGGATGACTTAAAGTACTTGCAGAAGAAGAATGTCCGCTTGTCAAAAAGGGAAGATACGTCTGAAAACCCGCAAGTATTACTAGGTTGCGATCAACTCTGGCCTCTATTGTCAACAACTAGTCCTCAGCATATGTTGCCATCAGGCTTAATGGTGATCCCTTCTAAATTGGGGTATCTGCTAAGCGGACGACAAGAGCGAAGCAGCGATAGAAAGCACTCACTGCGAAAAAGCGAGAACTTCCATATTGCGAGAATAGGTGCCCTCGATGCAGAAGAAGTAGATGAGTGGGACCGGTATTGGTCACTCGACTCTTCTGGCATTGAGGAGTATGGAGGGTCAAAGTGTGAAGAAAAAGCGCAGGTCAACGCCAAGATCATGCAGTATTTTAACGACACGATAGAGAAGCGCCATGACGGATACTATGTCCGCCTTCCCTTCAAGGAAAATTGCGACATACTGCCTACAAACAAAACGTTAGCATATCGCCGCCTTATCAGTGCTTGGAATAAACTTAAGTCAAATGAAGATCTCCTTCATCAGTACCATAAGGTTTTCGAGGAACAACTCGAAAAAGGTATTATTGAAAAGGTCCCTAATACAGGGGAAAGCCCTTCTCCTCTGGTTCATTACTTACCCCATCAACCTGTAGTGACACcacagaaacaaacaaaaaagttacGCGTCGTTTTTGATGCTTCGTCCCACCTTAAGGGTTTTCCTTCGCTGAATGATGCGTTACATCAAGGTCCCCTCATTCTGCCAGAACTGTACGGAATGCTGTTGAGGTTTCGTATGAAACCTCACGTAGTTACATCTGATGTTGAAAAAGCATTTCTGCAGATCCGGCTGCATGAACAGGACAGAGACGTAACAAGATGTTTTTGGTTAAAAAAGCACGGCTCTCCCACCTGA
- a CDS encoding hypothetical protein (NECATOR_CHRX.G24227.T1) — protein MAVRLARSVCEALRNSIEPLKNIFIFSDSQIVLSWIDKSSVKDDVGVLVRNRIKEIQKIIRSINEVGVNVFFGYVHTKNNPADAGTRGLSKDEIDRHDWWTGPSFLQQPISSWESPLFRIFDPLEPVQETEESFAFSTIHVEVEKDTQFPLFRYATLIKSQRIIAWVLRFIRRCMNGLLTLRIEAISKRVPELRQTTTFGPLTGPEIQSAKQALIRNHQLSVLSCDYIKSMSKTLKLLQDSDGIWRARGRLGKSSLGDSAKFPIFIAPKSELASKIIDHAHGLVQMYWESEAFL, from the coding sequence ATGGCAGTGCGGCTGGCACGTTCCGTCTGCGAAGCTCTGCGAAATTCCATAGAACCCCTCAAGAACATATTCATCTTTTCTGATTCTCAAATTGTTCTCAGCTGGATTGATAAATCTTCAGTAAAGGACGACGTAGGGGTTCTAGTCCGCAACAGGATAaaggaaatccaaaaaatcatCCGATCGATAAACGAAGTCGGtgtcaatgttttctttggatACGTTCACACCAAAAACAATCCTGCAGATGCAGGAACTAGAGGTCTCTCAAAAGATGAAATAGATCGCCATGATTGGTGGACAGGGCCAAGTTTTCTTCAACAACCTATTTCTTCTTGGGAGTCACCGTTATTCCGCATATTTGATCCTCTTGAACCCGTTCAGGAAACTGAAGAATCTTTCGCCTTCTCCACGATACACGTGGAAGTTGAAAAAGATACTCAGTTCCCATTATTCCGATACGCGACGCTCATTAAATCGCAACGGATCATTGCATGGGTCCTGCGTTTCATTCGTCGATGCATGAATGGCCTACTTACATTGAGAATCGAAGCCATATCAAAACGCGTCCCTGAACTGCGTCAAACAACGACGTTTGGCCCGTTGACAGGACCAGAGATTCAATCTGCGAAACAGGCGCTGATACGAAACCATCAGTTATCAGTGCTCTCCTGCGACTATATTAAATCTATGAGCAAAACTCTGAAATTACTTCAAGACAGTGATGGAATTTGGCGTGCCAGAGGACGGCTAGGCAAGTCATCATTGGGCGACAGTGCGAAATTTCCCATCTTCATTGCCCCAAAAAGCGAACTTGCCTCGAAAATTATCGACCACGCCCACGGCCTTGTACAAATGTATTGGGAGAGCGAAGCTTTCCTTTGA
- a CDS encoding hypothetical protein (NECATOR_CHRX.G24231.T2), protein MELFLLAKCPGFRSIGQSKKYGSVEEVSTEPGVLGLLSYILDALVRSSSRSSPRAQLGNLGFRQASVERWEKLCQFIMTTKTILVDSHFEKPSSPPPVLGSHYGGEAINEDLKNRRAEMLAAEMGKSIRYARRDFANRKTKMTALRNPKETTIASRRGMERVIYDFYSDLFDSHVHLPVGIQGS, encoded by the exons ATGGAGCtattcctgcttgcgaaatgcccaggtttccgaagcataggtcaaagcaagaAGTACGGTAGTGTTGAAGaagtgagcacggagccgggtgttcttggtcttcttagctacatcctcgatgctcttgtacgctcctcaagccgctcttctcctcGTGCTCAGCTCGG gaaccttggaTTCCGACAGGCAAGTGTGGAACGGTGGGAGAAGCTTTGCCAGTTCATCATGACTACTAAGACCATCCTTGTGGACTCGCACTTTGAGAAGCCCTCCTCCCCTCCTCCTGTACTTGGAAGTCATTATGGAgg TGAGGCGATAAATGAAGACCTTAAAAATAGAAGAGCAGAAATGCTGGCTGCAGAGAtgggaaaaagcatccgctatgctcgtcgagacttcgccaatcgcaagacgaagatgactgctctccggaatcCGAAGgaaacaaccattgcatcgagaagggggatggagagagtcatctacgacttctactctgatctcttcgacagccatgtccacttgcctgtCGGAAtccaaggttcctaa
- a CDS encoding hypothetical protein (NECATOR_CHRX.G24228.T2), whose amino-acid sequence MGSCKGEKCATINSTDLVPELERANSYPGRTGCLESCGGLGCDCLYPSSGCLFYRVYAVPRSKDIFEISRCIQWKQEVKLEVTVETNGKTHHYVLAVIPNVPVFMHNFTLTMTSLAVPPLPTLNQKFITNGKEYAIWQPDRNPLLSCKSYSEAKHLKCDFSDDCKCGPAESKVRCDCTHPQVSKIFDDLSQKLPRQLGSTLFFKKSDSQIVARIRDTASTEFVITYQGKVSRAKQQVNKAVCSVENIVLKGCYRCTRGADAIISCSSPQPTLGEIKCDRDTFVVSCTPDGTRTQLRLMRNFARNHLN is encoded by the coding sequence ATGGGCTCATGTAAGGGCGAAAAATGTGCGACCATTAATTCCACTGATCTTGTTCCGGAGCTCGAAAGGGCAAATAGTTACCCAGGACGGACGGGGTGCTTGGAATCCTGTGGGGGGTTAGGCTGTGATTGCCTGTACCCAAGCTCCGGATGTCTTTTCTATCGGGTCTATGCAGTTCCCAGGAGCAAAGACATCTTTGAGATATCTCGATGCATCCAATGGAAGCAGGAAGTTAAGCTAGAAGTCACTGTAGAAACCAATGGGAAAACGCACCATTATGTTTTAGCGGTCATCCCCAATGTGCCAGTATTCATGCACAATTTCACGCTAACAATGACCTCTTTAGCAGTTCCTCCTCTTCCCACTTTGAATCAGAAATTTATCACCAACGGTAAAGAATATGCTATTTGGCAACCTGACAGAAATCCACTTCTTTCCTGCAAATCATACAGCGAGGCAAAACACCTCAAGTGCGATTTCAGCGATGACTGCAAGTGTGGTCCTGCCGAATCTAAAGTACGATGCGATTGTACTCACCCGCAAGTGAGCAAAATTTTTGACGACCTCTCTCAAAAACTTCCACGACAGCTAGGAAGCAcattattcttcaaaaaaagcgaCTCCCAAATTGTGGCTCGTATACGAGATACTGCTTCTACTGAGTTTGTCATTACCTATCAAGGAAAAGTCAGTAGAGCAAAACAACAAGTAAATAAAGCAGTTTGCTCCGTTGAGAATATAGTTTTGAAAGGCTGTTACCGCTGCACTAGAGGCGCTGATGCGATTATTTCGTGCTCATCTCCTCAACCGACTCTTGGGGAAATCAAATGCGACCGTGACACATTCGTAGTGTCATGTACACCAGATGGTACTCGAACACAGCTAAGACTTATGCGAAATTTCGCTCGAAATCATCTCAATTGA
- a CDS encoding hypothetical protein (NECATOR_CHRX.G24228.T1) gives MTGKWHDKNDTKQSSDGVIREVELTTSTRRTIRRPVNLVIPLELGDTDNGTHEDGKNGEVCKENANQDTRYDFRPRKNIPYNENTLANTASTTSPGSSLSPKFSLLILTLLTLCFPSLSRPIVESLSMECHKNGVLVKNTNAADFEICIEDECKLYTKPSLRELVRFSPERTLHEHSVRLKWKTNETLSSMEMTCQPIDFCENIQCIFCLSLLLNPECWPLGALLGSTLLIYVNLPITIGKPIRIMSQAICYIFLYIFRFFFRFVRYLLRFSTRTPTQRQRLRQLAEALAIVAISVQVVAKVHTCQDVNIFALSSNICTFSSSSTDTCEISLSNILKLNTFKQEACLRLYANTSLVSHLKIRWKGLALYCTLETLGYTRDIQIHILDSKRCPHMGSCKGEKCATINSTDLVPELERANSYPGRTGCLESCGGLGCDCLYPSSGCLFYRVYAVPRSKDIFEISRCIQWKQEVKLEVTVETNGKTHHYVLAVIPNVPVFMHNFTLTMTSLAVPPLPTLNQKFITNGKEYAIWQPDRNPLLSCKSYSEAKHLKCDFSDDCKCGPAESKVRCDCTHPQVSKIFDDLSQKLPRQLGSTLFFKKSDSQIVARIRDTASTEFVITYQGKVSRAKQQVNKAVCSVENIVLKGCYRCTRGADAIISCSSPQPTLGEIKCDRDTFVVSCTPDGTRTQLRLMRNFARNHLN, from the coding sequence ATGACTGGAAAATGGCATGACAAAAATGACACGAAACAAAGCTCAGATGGTGTCATAAGAGAAGTCGAATTGACTACTTCTACTAGAAGGACGATCAGGCGACCCGTAAATCTCGTCATTCCACTTGAATTGGGTGACACAGATAACGGTACCCACGAAGATGGCAAAAATGGCGAAGTTTGCAAAGAGAATGCGAACCAAGATACCCGCTATGATTTTCGACCACGAAAAAACATACCTTATAACGAAAATACGTTAGCCAATACAGCGTCTACAACATCTCCTGGGTCCTCACTCTCAcccaaattttctcttctgatATTGACTTTGCTCACTCTTTGTTTCCCATCACTATCTAGACCAATCGTCGAATCACTCAGTATGGAGTGTCATAAAAACGGCGTGTTGGTAAAAAATACTAACGCAgcagattttgaaatttgcatAGAAGATGAATGTAAGCTCTATACAAAACCATCCTTGCGAGAGTTAGTTCGTTTCTCTCCAGAACGAACTCTACATGAGCACAGCGTTCGCCTCAAAtggaaaacgaatgaaacgCTTTCTTCCATGGAAATGACCTGTCAACCAATAGATTTCTGCGAGAATATTCAGTGCATTTTTTGCCTTTCACTCTTGCTAAATCCTGAATGTTGGCCACTAGGAGCTTTACTAGGCTCTACCCTTTTGATTTACGTCAATTTACCAATAACAATTGGGAAGCCTATACGAATAATGTCGCAAGCCATCTGTTATATTTTCCTATACATTTTCAGATTCTTCTTTCGTTTCGTGCGATATTTGTTGCGATTCTCAACTAGGACGCCCACTCAAAGACAGCGACTCAGACAATTGGCAGAAGCTCTTGCGATAGTGGCGATTTCAGTACAGGTAGTTGCGAAGGTTCACACTTGCCAAGACGTGAATATCTTTGCTCTGAGTTCGAACATTTGCACTTTCTCCTCATCATCCACGGACACATGCGAAATCTCACTCTCTAATATTCTGAAATTAAACACATTCAAGCAAGAGGCTTGCCTACGTCTTTACGCAAACACATCTCTTGTCTCGCACTTGAAAATTCGCTGGAAAGGGCTCGCACTATATTGCACTCTTGAAACTCTGGGCTACACCCGCGACATTCAGATTCATATTCTTGATAGTAAACGTTGTCCGCATATGGGCTCATGTAAGGGCGAAAAATGTGCGACCATTAATTCCACTGATCTTGTTCCGGAGCTCGAAAGGGCAAATAGTTACCCAGGACGGACGGGGTGCTTGGAATCCTGTGGGGGGTTAGGCTGTGATTGCCTGTACCCAAGCTCCGGATGTCTTTTCTATCGGGTCTATGCAGTTCCCAGGAGCAAAGACATCTTTGAGATATCTCGATGCATCCAATGGAAGCAGGAAGTTAAGCTAGAAGTCACTGTAGAAACCAATGGGAAAACGCACCATTATGTTTTAGCGGTCATCCCCAATGTGCCAGTATTCATGCACAATTTCACGCTAACAATGACCTCTTTAGCAGTTCCTCCTCTTCCCACTTTGAATCAGAAATTTATCACCAACGGTAAAGAATATGCTATTTGGCAACCTGACAGAAATCCACTTCTTTCCTGCAAATCATACAGCGAGGCAAAACACCTCAAGTGCGATTTCAGCGATGACTGCAAGTGTGGTCCTGCCGAATCTAAAGTACGATGCGATTGTACTCACCCGCAAGTGAGCAAAATTTTTGACGACCTCTCTCAAAAACTTCCACGACAGCTAGGAAGCAcattattcttcaaaaaaagcgaCTCCCAAATTGTGGCTCGTATACGAGATACTGCTTCTACTGAGTTTGTCATTACCTATCAAGGAAAAGTCAGTAGAGCAAAACAACAAGTAAATAAAGCAGTTTGCTCCGTTGAGAATATAGTTTTGAAAGGCTGTTACCGCTGCACTAGAGGCGCTGATGCGATTATTTCGTGCTCATCTCCTCAACCGACTCTTGGGGAAATCAAATGCGACCGTGACACATTCGTAGTGTCATGTACACCAGATGGTACTCGAACACAGCTAAGACTTATGCGAAATTTCGCTCGAAATCATCTCAATTGA
- a CDS encoding hypothetical protein (NECATOR_CHRX.G24230.T2) produces the protein MERIRANQVLGEPQPATCSATLVNNFSQTVKSCQMATDEKDRGESSEQAKIASNAEHMEAVEMEYEKARDDPKEAAIRAEIKSLETELSNIQKRLRELTRKRTCRQREYEAGVYRTEERKMRCVFCGEQGLHYSDSCSKMRTGAERRGFLRCGRCFNCLELHCEGGYQCVKYRIPCFHCKERGHHLATCELPEASVQTGVEKLQCELAIDDIFRRLRQLRKMDSEKS, from the coding sequence ATGGAGCGGATCAGAGCAAACCAAGTCCTCGGTGAGCCGCAGCCAGCAACTTGTAGTGCAACACTAGTGAACAACTTTTCGCAGACGGTGAAGAGCTGCCAGATGGCAACCGACGAGAAGGATCGTGGTGAAAGTTCCGAACAGGCGAAAATTGCGAGTAATGCAGAGCATATGGAAGCGGTAGAGATGGAATACGAAAAGGCGAGAGACGACCCAAAAGAAGCGGCGATTCGCGCAGAGATCAAATCGCTGGAAACGGAACTCTCGAACATCCAAAAGCGCCTTCGAGAACTGACGAGGAAGCGAACCTGTAGGCAGCGAGAGTATGAGGCAGGAGTTTACCGCACTGAAGAAAGGAAGATGAGATGTGTCTTCTGCGGTGAGCAAGGATTGCACTACTCTGACTCCTGCAGTAAGATGCGAACCGGCGCAGAGAGAAGAGGCTTCCTGAGATGTGGCAGATGTTTTAATTGTTTGGAGCTGCACTGCGAAGGTGGCTACCAGTGCGTAAAGTACCGGATACCCTGCTTCCATTGCAAAGAAAGAGGACACCATTTGGCCACATGCGAGCTACCGGAGGCCTCGGTGCAAACGGGAGTTGAGAAGCTGCAGTGCGAGTTAGCGATTGACGACATCTTCAGGAGGCTCCGTCAGCTCCGCAAAATGGACAGCGAGAAAAGTTAA